One region of Streptomyces rishiriensis genomic DNA includes:
- a CDS encoding subtype B tannase produces MQRQSASLGREALTHPAGTREGRPVARTHLLRGAALAGSLALTTAVLPTSVALAAAGESAAQHRGRAADRQDTALAFDSAAYTTISVTVDGQPVNVRWYKEICYVAAPVAAAAQQAGGPGGGTTTIPNTACGYQSMNVFVPESAFGDQRTPVYLALNNSGWKASYIKASVTDGGSYDSATSNVGAALKAGYVFADVANRSRGLTGADGSSPGKAPAAVVDAKAAVRYLRLNDATMPGSAERIVVNGTSGGGALVSILGASGNSGEYDPYLAAIGAAGIDAKGRSTLRDDVFAVNAYCPITDLGNADAAYEWLYNILATRDTTGANPSPTDAAAIAARFPAYEQSLGLRNPDGSRLTAATMLDAINKEVIRSAETYVKADPAHTIPPLGGTFEIQSGGPGGPPTTKSYVNDWIDLDTTTGTVRSVDMTRYLAFVATQATLKTTPAFDAVGVNGNTTSGTETNLFGPPAQKYMNYTEYGWNHNDVAGDGSGIDDTGLTWDQYTGKKSTTVDDQVHLVDPMDFVGTGADTAPNWYIRNGTRDRDTAFTVSVNLDRALAADKQVKDLNYRLAWNQPHAGNYDVPEAMAWIADVVRKAGNPLVSGQRG; encoded by the coding sequence ATGCAGCGGCAGTCCGCGTCCCTTGGACGCGAGGCCCTCACCCACCCGGCGGGGACGCGGGAGGGACGCCCGGTGGCCCGCACACATCTCTTGAGAGGCGCGGCGCTGGCGGGCTCCCTCGCGCTCACCACCGCTGTGCTGCCGACCTCCGTCGCGCTGGCCGCCGCCGGTGAGTCCGCCGCACAGCACCGCGGCCGTGCCGCGGACCGGCAGGACACCGCGCTGGCCTTCGACTCCGCCGCCTACACGACGATCTCTGTCACCGTCGACGGGCAACCGGTGAACGTGCGCTGGTACAAGGAGATCTGCTACGTCGCCGCCCCGGTCGCCGCGGCGGCGCAACAGGCCGGCGGCCCCGGCGGCGGCACCACCACGATCCCCAACACCGCCTGCGGCTACCAGAGCATGAACGTGTTCGTCCCCGAGAGCGCCTTCGGCGATCAGCGGACGCCGGTCTACCTCGCGCTGAACAACAGCGGCTGGAAGGCCAGTTACATCAAGGCGAGTGTGACCGACGGCGGCTCCTACGACAGCGCGACGAGCAACGTCGGCGCCGCTCTGAAGGCCGGGTACGTCTTCGCCGACGTCGCCAACCGAAGCCGCGGGCTGACAGGCGCCGACGGCTCGTCCCCCGGCAAGGCCCCCGCGGCAGTGGTCGACGCCAAGGCGGCCGTCCGCTACCTGCGTCTCAACGACGCCACGATGCCCGGCAGCGCCGAGCGGATCGTCGTCAACGGCACCAGCGGCGGCGGCGCACTGGTGTCGATCCTGGGCGCCTCCGGCAACAGCGGCGAGTACGACCCCTACCTCGCCGCCATCGGCGCCGCCGGCATCGACGCCAAGGGCCGCAGCACCCTGCGCGACGACGTCTTCGCGGTCAACGCCTACTGCCCGATCACCGACCTCGGCAACGCCGACGCGGCCTACGAGTGGCTCTACAACATCCTCGCCACCCGCGACACCACCGGTGCGAACCCCTCACCCACGGACGCCGCCGCGATCGCGGCCCGGTTCCCCGCGTACGAGCAGAGCCTCGGGCTGCGCAACCCCGACGGCTCCCGGCTCACCGCCGCGACCATGCTCGACGCCATCAATAAGGAGGTCATCCGCTCCGCGGAGACCTATGTGAAGGCCGACCCCGCACACACGATCCCGCCGCTGGGCGGCACCTTCGAGATCCAGTCGGGAGGCCCGGGAGGCCCGCCCACCACGAAGTCGTACGTCAACGACTGGATCGACCTCGACACCACCACCGGCACGGTGCGCTCCGTCGACATGACGAGGTACCTCGCCTTCGTCGCCACCCAGGCCACTCTCAAGACGACCCCCGCCTTCGACGCCGTGGGCGTCAACGGGAACACGACCAGCGGCACCGAGACCAACCTCTTCGGACCGCCGGCCCAGAAGTACATGAACTACACCGAGTACGGCTGGAACCACAACGACGTCGCCGGCGACGGCAGCGGCATCGACGACACCGGGCTGACCTGGGACCAGTACACCGGCAAGAAGAGCACCACCGTCGACGACCAGGTACACCTCGTCGACCCGATGGACTTCGTCGGCACCGGCGCCGACACCGCGCCGAACTGGTACATCCGCAACGGCACCCGCGACCGGGACACCGCGTTCACCGTCTCGGTCAACCTCGACCGGGCGCTCGCCGCGGACAAGCAGGTCAAGGACCTCAACTACCGGCTCGCCTGGAACCAGCCGCACGCCGGCAACTACGACGTACCCGAGGCCATGGCCTGGATCGCCGACGTCGTCCGCAAGGCCGGCAACCCGCTCGTCTCCGGACAGCGCGGATAG
- a CDS encoding (2Fe-2S)-binding protein yields the protein MVLLHFVDLDPDLAALRPLGPFFALRTPPGGPQGPAAALPTLARAYREGPRSAAPDVHDDPLGFRIRKVTRALRAAEDRIGASVAQQGLAARLWSVTLGCAVLYGSVPDLAPALLRWDPDGAAPDDLWLTEVRARPGDAATVAATVLDGHLAPLSVALRARHPVAPGLLRGNAGSALAGAARQVDLWARTHGRPDVAARARALTAELFTHPLLSDTGTPSGTAFRRRSCCLYYRVPGGGVCGDCCFTRPPRSSPRAPSG from the coding sequence TTGGTACTACTGCACTTCGTGGACCTCGACCCCGATCTCGCCGCGCTCCGCCCGCTCGGCCCGTTCTTCGCCCTGCGCACACCGCCGGGCGGCCCGCAGGGGCCGGCCGCGGCGCTGCCCACCCTCGCCCGCGCCTACCGGGAGGGCCCCCGGAGCGCGGCACCGGACGTCCACGACGATCCGCTGGGCTTCCGGATCCGCAAGGTGACCCGGGCGCTGCGCGCCGCCGAGGACCGGATCGGGGCCTCGGTGGCGCAGCAGGGCCTCGCCGCCCGGCTCTGGTCGGTGACGCTGGGCTGCGCCGTCCTGTACGGGAGCGTCCCCGACCTCGCGCCGGCGCTGCTGCGCTGGGACCCGGACGGGGCCGCCCCGGACGACCTGTGGCTGACCGAGGTGCGAGCCCGGCCGGGGGACGCGGCGACCGTGGCCGCGACCGTCCTCGACGGCCACCTCGCACCCCTCTCCGTCGCGCTGCGCGCCCGCCACCCGGTCGCGCCGGGCCTGCTGCGGGGCAACGCCGGATCGGCGCTGGCCGGAGCCGCCCGCCAGGTGGACCTGTGGGCCCGTACGCACGGCCGTCCCGACGTCGCCGCACGCGCGCGTGCCCTCACCGCCGAGCTGTTCACCCACCCCCTCCTCTCGGACACCGGGACGCCGAGCGGCACCGCCTTCCGCCGCCGCAGCTGCTGCCTGTACTACCGGGTGCCCGGCGGGGGCGTCTGCGGCGACTGTTGCTTCACACGACCCCCGCGCTCTTCCCCACGCGCCCCGTCTGGGTGA
- a CDS encoding helicase-related protein, which produces MRATALAIAADRGVPTRGVDADDTELVERLCGSAGVGLHYRDWPYKREAEKAFRARESDVLVATSTVAAGVNLPARAVVVRDGRLGRDRIEVSMVQQMFGRAGRVGAGEREGWAYLLADETERPVWQARLTAGYTVRSRIGDRLPDHVLAELVQGRVTSLEEAEDWWTDTFAFHQGHDSVEPLHDAVVYLEEAGFLRRHGGPRGDTFLEPTERGTLTSRFMVDAVLAHELSEAVRDLPVPEDPDHAEETLTRLLATRLPDLAEAAFSDRARVTLRRVLRHQGRAEEPESDQEPPDKDEGLLPGDLAHAVLLLVATSPQAFAARAGYVLGIPADSLTAVLDEAQRYLAWLGAQGELGTVHPWAAVVAADLAERIRWRALGPERGAGRLLWMCGRMATPQLAPRLVPRMWRAARDRGIGAPDWAGTVPPRDSAIAPARYQTLLKQRATGSAFTTRRSGSLGVEAPHGAVICLWDGTTTIRYVSDGAPALVDYPPGRRDDSSRGRRGGAVFTRGDRHATGWLASYNGLS; this is translated from the coding sequence GTGCGCGCGACGGCACTCGCCATCGCCGCGGACCGCGGGGTCCCGACACGCGGCGTCGACGCGGACGACACGGAACTCGTCGAGCGGCTGTGCGGCAGCGCCGGCGTGGGGCTGCACTACCGCGACTGGCCCTACAAGCGCGAGGCCGAGAAGGCCTTCCGGGCCCGTGAGAGCGACGTCCTGGTCGCGACCTCCACCGTGGCGGCCGGGGTGAACCTCCCCGCCCGCGCCGTCGTCGTGCGCGACGGCCGCCTCGGCCGGGATCGGATCGAGGTGTCCATGGTGCAGCAGATGTTCGGCCGCGCCGGACGGGTCGGGGCGGGGGAGCGGGAGGGCTGGGCCTATCTGCTGGCGGACGAGACGGAACGCCCCGTGTGGCAGGCTCGGCTGACCGCCGGCTACACCGTGCGTTCGCGCATCGGTGACCGGCTGCCCGACCACGTGCTGGCCGAACTCGTGCAAGGACGCGTGACCTCGCTGGAGGAGGCCGAGGACTGGTGGACCGACACCTTCGCCTTCCATCAGGGGCACGACAGTGTCGAGCCGCTCCACGACGCCGTGGTCTACCTGGAGGAGGCCGGCTTCCTGCGCCGGCACGGCGGACCCAGGGGCGACACGTTCCTGGAACCGACCGAACGGGGGACGCTGACCAGCCGCTTCATGGTGGACGCCGTCCTGGCGCACGAGCTGTCGGAAGCGGTACGCGACCTCCCCGTACCGGAGGACCCCGACCACGCCGAAGAGACTCTGACGAGACTGCTGGCCACCCGGCTGCCGGACCTGGCGGAGGCCGCGTTCAGTGACCGCGCCCGTGTCACGTTGCGCAGGGTGCTGCGTCACCAGGGCCGGGCGGAGGAGCCTGAGTCCGATCAGGAACCACCGGACAAGGACGAGGGACTGCTGCCGGGAGACCTGGCGCACGCGGTGCTGCTGCTGGTCGCCACCAGCCCCCAGGCGTTCGCCGCGCGCGCGGGGTACGTGCTCGGCATCCCGGCCGACAGCCTGACGGCCGTCCTCGACGAGGCCCAGCGGTATCTGGCCTGGCTGGGCGCCCAGGGGGAGTTGGGCACCGTTCATCCCTGGGCGGCGGTCGTGGCCGCCGACCTCGCCGAACGCATCCGCTGGCGCGCTCTCGGCCCCGAGCGGGGCGCCGGCCGGCTGCTGTGGATGTGCGGCCGGATGGCCACACCGCAGCTGGCGCCGCGTCTCGTGCCCCGTATGTGGCGCGCGGCGCGCGATCGCGGTATCGGGGCCCCCGACTGGGCCGGCACCGTCCCGCCGCGCGACAGCGCGATCGCACCGGCGCGATACCAGACCCTGCTCAAGCAGCGCGCCACCGGATCCGCCTTCACGACCCGGCGCTCCGGCTCACTCGGTGTGGAAGCCCCGCACGGCGCGGTGATCTGCCTCTGGGACGGCACGACGACGATCCGGTACGTCTCCGACGGCGCCCCCGCCCTGGTCGACTACCCGCCGGGCCGTCGCGATGACTCTTCGAGAGGCCGGCGAGGAGGCGCCGTCTTCACTCGCGGCGACCGCCACGCGACAGGGTGGCTCGCGTCGTACAACGGGCTCTCCTGA
- a CDS encoding transglycosylase family protein encodes MAVRGRHRRYQPNRINRASLTVTAGGAGMALPLIGTGAAQAADVDTWNKVAACESTNDWDINSGNGYYGGLQFTQSTWEAYGGTRYAPRADLATKDQQIAVAEKVLDGQGPGAWPVCSVRAGLSRGGDAPDIRPSGTSTRSAGAASSPSPSKAAPKASKTSLDDVRPQSTPQSRAGTAEMYTVVRGDTLSGIADTEEVKGGWRGLYAANRTTIGGDPDLILPGQRLSLDGRAAAAEAPSTTRPRTEKPKTSPGAKDGKPAKSSKAKGTGAKATTGHSVVSPVSASTGTPYHATGSSWSKGYHTGVDFPVPTGTSVQAVKAGEVVSAGWAGSFGYQVIVRHADGRYSQYAHLSAISVRDGQSVSGGQRIGRSGSTGNSTGPHLHFEVRTGPGFGTDVDPVAYLRAGGVRI; translated from the coding sequence ATGGCCGTACGCGGCCGGCACCGCCGGTATCAGCCGAACAGGATCAACCGGGCCTCACTCACCGTCACGGCGGGTGGTGCCGGTATGGCGCTGCCGCTGATCGGCACCGGTGCAGCTCAAGCGGCCGACGTGGACACCTGGAACAAGGTCGCCGCGTGCGAGTCGACCAACGACTGGGACATCAACTCCGGCAACGGCTACTACGGCGGACTCCAGTTCACCCAGTCCACCTGGGAGGCGTACGGCGGTACGCGGTACGCGCCCCGTGCGGATCTGGCCACCAAGGACCAGCAGATCGCCGTGGCCGAGAAGGTGCTGGACGGCCAGGGGCCCGGCGCCTGGCCCGTCTGCTCGGTGCGCGCCGGACTGAGCCGGGGCGGCGACGCCCCGGACATCCGTCCGAGCGGCACCTCGACGAGGTCCGCCGGGGCGGCGTCGTCCCCGTCGCCCTCCAAGGCGGCTCCCAAGGCGTCGAAGACGTCCCTGGACGACGTGCGGCCGCAGAGCACGCCTCAGTCCCGCGCGGGCACCGCCGAGATGTACACGGTGGTCCGCGGCGACACCCTCTCCGGCATCGCGGACACCGAGGAGGTCAAGGGCGGCTGGCGGGGGCTCTACGCCGCCAACCGGACGACCATCGGCGGCGACCCCGATCTGATCCTGCCGGGCCAGCGGCTCAGCCTGGACGGCCGGGCGGCCGCGGCCGAGGCGCCGAGCACCACCAGACCCCGGACGGAGAAGCCGAAGACCTCCCCGGGCGCCAAGGACGGCAAACCGGCCAAGAGCTCCAAGGCCAAGGGCACCGGCGCCAAGGCGACGACCGGCCATTCGGTCGTGTCGCCCGTCAGCGCCTCCACCGGGACGCCGTACCACGCGACGGGTTCGTCGTGGTCGAAGGGCTACCACACCGGCGTCGACTTCCCCGTGCCCACCGGCACCTCCGTGCAGGCGGTCAAGGCGGGCGAGGTGGTGAGCGCGGGCTGGGCCGGTTCCTTCGGCTACCAGGTGATCGTCCGGCACGCCGACGGCCGCTACTCCCAGTACGCCCACCTGTCGGCGATCTCCGTACGGGACGGGCAGTCGGTGAGCGGCGGGCAGCGCATCGGCCGGTCCGGCTCCACCGGCAACAGCACGGGCCCGCATCTGCACTTCGAGGTGCGGACCGGGCCCGGTTTCGGAACGGACGTCGACCCGGTGGCGTATCTGCGGGCCGGCGGCGTCAGGATCTGA
- the glgA gene encoding glycogen synthase, whose protein sequence is MRVGLLTREYPPDVYGGAGVHVEFLARELRRLVDLDVHCWGEGRTEGVRRHRPWPALDGANDALRTFSVDLAMAAALEGRELVHSHTWYANLAGHLAKELYGVPHVVTAHSLEPLRPWKAEQLGGGYALSGWAERTAVEAADAVIAVSGAMRDDILACYPALAPERVHIVHNGIDTALYRPDRGTDALARVGIDPDRPFVLFVGRITRQKGVPHLLRAVRDIDPAAQVVLCAGAPDTPEIDREFRDLFAELSRARDGVHWIPKMLPRPEVIQLLTHAAVFVCPSVYEPLGIVNLEAMACGTPVVASRVGGIPEVVEDGVTGTLVEVDDDFEAGLARALDAVLGDPAAGRRMGEAGRTRATEDFGWEAVARRTVRLYEEIVKQA, encoded by the coding sequence GTGCGAGTGGGACTGCTGACCCGGGAGTATCCCCCGGACGTGTACGGCGGCGCGGGCGTCCATGTGGAGTTCCTGGCCCGCGAGTTGAGGCGGCTGGTCGATCTCGACGTGCACTGCTGGGGCGAGGGCCGCACCGAGGGGGTCCGGCGGCACCGCCCCTGGCCGGCGCTGGACGGCGCCAACGACGCGCTGCGCACCTTCTCCGTGGATCTCGCCATGGCGGCCGCCCTCGAAGGCCGCGAGCTCGTCCACTCCCACACCTGGTACGCCAACCTCGCAGGCCACCTCGCCAAGGAGCTGTACGGCGTCCCGCACGTGGTGACCGCGCACTCGCTGGAGCCCCTGCGGCCCTGGAAGGCCGAGCAACTCGGCGGCGGCTACGCCCTGTCGGGCTGGGCCGAGCGGACCGCGGTGGAGGCGGCCGACGCGGTGATAGCCGTCTCGGGCGCGATGCGCGACGACATCCTCGCCTGTTACCCGGCGCTCGCCCCGGAGCGGGTCCACATCGTCCACAACGGCATCGACACCGCCCTCTACCGTCCCGACCGCGGCACCGACGCCCTCGCCCGCGTCGGCATCGACCCGGACCGCCCGTTCGTGCTGTTCGTCGGCCGCATCACCCGGCAGAAGGGCGTGCCCCATCTGCTGCGCGCCGTCCGGGACATCGACCCCGCGGCTCAGGTCGTGCTGTGCGCGGGAGCGCCGGACACCCCGGAGATCGACCGGGAGTTCCGCGACCTCTTCGCGGAGCTGAGCCGCGCCCGTGACGGCGTGCACTGGATCCCGAAGATGCTGCCGCGCCCCGAGGTGATCCAACTCCTCACGCACGCGGCCGTGTTCGTCTGCCCTTCGGTGTACGAACCGCTCGGCATCGTCAATCTGGAGGCGATGGCCTGCGGCACTCCCGTGGTGGCCTCCCGGGTCGGCGGGATCCCGGAGGTCGTCGAGGACGGGGTGACCGGGACGCTCGTGGAGGTGGACGACGATTTCGAGGCGGGACTCGCCCGGGCGCTGGACGCGGTCCTCGGCGATCCGGCGGCCGGCCGCCGGATGGGCGAGGCCGGGCGGACGCGGGCGACGGAGGACTTCGGCTGGGAAGCGGTGGCCCGGCGGACGGTCCGGCTGTACGAGGAGATCGTCAAACAGGCTTAG
- the panD gene encoding aspartate 1-decarboxylase — MLRTMHKSKIHRATVTQADLHYVGSVTIDADLLDAADLLPGELVHIVDITNGARLETYVIEGERGSGVVGINGAAAHLVHPGDLVIIISYAQVTDAEARALKPRVVHVDGDNRIVALGADLSEPVPGSGQERSPQAVSV, encoded by the coding sequence ATGCTGCGCACTATGCACAAGTCCAAGATCCACCGAGCCACCGTCACCCAGGCCGACCTGCACTACGTGGGATCCGTGACCATCGACGCCGATCTGCTCGACGCCGCCGATCTGCTGCCGGGGGAGCTCGTCCACATCGTCGACATCACCAACGGGGCGCGGCTCGAGACGTACGTCATCGAGGGGGAGCGAGGCTCGGGCGTCGTCGGTATCAACGGGGCCGCCGCCCATCTCGTGCACCCCGGGGATCTGGTGATCATCATCAGTTACGCTCAGGTGACCGACGCCGAGGCGCGGGCTCTGAAGCCGCGGGTCGTGCATGTGGACGGTGACAACCGGATCGTGGCCCTCGGAGCGGACCTCTCGGAGCCGGTACCGGGCTCCGGCCAGGAGCGCAGCCCGCAGGCGGTGTCGGTCTGA
- the gndA gene encoding NADP-dependent phosphogluconate dehydrogenase produces the protein MSTSAQIGVTGLAVMGRNLARNFARNGYTVALHNRTAARTHALVEEFGHEGEFVAAETAKEFVAALERPRRLVIMVKAGEPTDAVIREFAPLLEPGDMIIDGGNAHFADTRRRERELREQDIHFVGAGISGGEEGALHGPSIMPGGSPQSYESLGPMLEKISAKAADGAPCVTHIGPDGAGHFVKMVHNGIEYADMQLIGEAYQLLRDIAGYEPAQIADIFRTWNTGRLDSYLIEITAEVLSHVDAATGRPFVDVVVDQAEQKGTGRWTVQIALDLGVPVSGIAEAVFARSLSGHAKLREASRGLAGPKASALGRAEAQAFADRVEQALYASKIVSYTQGFHEIAAGSEEYGWDIDLGAVSSIWRGGCIIRAAFLDRIRAAYDNRSDLPSLLSDETFASEIAAAQDPWREVLVSATLQGVPTPGFAAALAYYDALRAERLPAALTQGQRDFFGAHTYRRVDREGAFHTLWGGDRSETQA, from the coding sequence ATGAGCACTTCAGCTCAGATCGGCGTCACGGGACTCGCGGTCATGGGCCGCAATCTCGCCCGCAACTTCGCGCGCAACGGCTACACGGTCGCGCTGCACAACCGTACGGCGGCACGGACGCACGCCCTGGTCGAGGAGTTCGGCCACGAGGGCGAGTTCGTCGCCGCGGAGACCGCCAAGGAGTTCGTGGCGGCACTGGAGCGGCCCCGCCGCCTGGTGATCATGGTGAAGGCCGGTGAGCCGACCGACGCGGTGATCCGGGAGTTCGCCCCGCTGCTCGAACCCGGCGACATGATCATCGACGGCGGCAACGCGCACTTCGCCGACACCCGCCGCCGCGAGCGCGAACTGCGCGAGCAGGACATCCACTTCGTCGGCGCGGGCATCTCCGGTGGCGAGGAGGGCGCACTGCACGGCCCGAGCATCATGCCGGGCGGCTCGCCGCAGTCGTACGAGTCGCTGGGCCCGATGCTGGAGAAGATCTCGGCGAAGGCGGCGGACGGAGCGCCCTGCGTCACGCACATCGGCCCGGACGGCGCCGGTCACTTCGTGAAGATGGTCCACAACGGCATCGAGTACGCCGACATGCAACTGATCGGCGAGGCCTACCAGTTGCTGCGCGACATCGCCGGGTACGAACCCGCGCAGATCGCGGACATCTTCCGCACCTGGAACACGGGCCGCCTCGACTCCTACCTGATCGAGATCACCGCCGAGGTGCTGTCCCACGTGGACGCGGCGACGGGCCGGCCCTTCGTCGACGTGGTGGTCGACCAGGCGGAACAGAAGGGCACCGGCCGCTGGACGGTCCAGATCGCCCTCGACCTCGGCGTTCCGGTGTCGGGCATCGCCGAGGCCGTCTTCGCCCGGTCGCTGTCGGGCCACGCGAAGCTGCGCGAGGCCTCGCGCGGCCTGGCAGGCCCGAAGGCGTCGGCGCTGGGCAGGGCGGAGGCGCAGGCCTTCGCCGACCGGGTGGAGCAGGCGCTGTACGCCTCGAAGATCGTGTCGTACACGCAGGGCTTCCACGAGATCGCCGCGGGCAGCGAGGAGTACGGCTGGGACATCGACCTCGGCGCCGTCTCCTCGATCTGGCGCGGCGGCTGCATCATCCGCGCCGCCTTCCTCGACCGGATCCGCGCCGCGTACGACAACCGGTCGGACCTGCCGAGCCTGCTGTCCGACGAGACGTTCGCCTCCGAGATCGCGGCGGCGCAGGACCCGTGGCGTGAGGTGCTGGTCTCGGCGACGCTCCAGGGCGTGCCGACGCCCGGGTTCGCGGCGGCGCTCGCCTACTACGACGCGCTGCGTGCGGAGCGGCTCCCGGCGGCGCTCACGCAGGGACAGCGGGACTTCTTCGGGGCGCACACGTACCGCAGGGTGGACCGCGAGGGCGCGTTCCACACCCTCTGGGGCGGCGACCGGTCGGAGACGCAGGCGTAG
- a CDS encoding DMT family transporter, whose amino-acid sequence MSALALSVVLSLVSAVAYAAGAIVQEQVALSSPDEEYAPLRRPGWWAAVALNGAGGLLHVVALAYGPLSLVQPLGALTIVFALPMAALFVGRRAGATAWRGAIMATVGLAGLLSLVGASDAQSLSTPQRVSVAVVTASAVVALMVAGRAAHRHPAVRSMLLATASGIAFGMSSVFTKTVAVDWTGGVSTADVPSLAVIGVLATAGMLLSQASYRGAGLEAPLATLTVVNPVVAAAVGITMFGETFRYGTTGTVLALGCGVVAAGGLILLTTERLQGARPQAPSAGLPAARPRTDTGAREDRATAPAAGQSGGATGAIRFPGQPGAPLPEGVRSAEAAREDLRPAGAVPRQARPADVRAAEGPTERFVRTAATAVDDEDGHEEVPPGGDVPPSFYTPLYGGLYVPMPVVDRHRERVRS is encoded by the coding sequence ATGAGCGCCCTCGCGTTGTCCGTGGTCCTGTCGCTCGTCTCCGCTGTCGCGTACGCGGCCGGGGCGATCGTGCAGGAGCAGGTCGCGCTGTCCTCGCCCGACGAGGAGTACGCCCCGCTGCGCCGTCCGGGCTGGTGGGCAGCGGTGGCGCTGAACGGTGCCGGCGGACTTCTGCACGTGGTGGCGCTCGCCTACGGTCCCCTCAGCCTGGTCCAGCCGCTGGGCGCGCTGACCATCGTGTTCGCGCTGCCCATGGCCGCGCTGTTCGTCGGCCGCAGGGCCGGGGCGACGGCCTGGCGGGGAGCGATCATGGCGACGGTCGGTCTCGCCGGACTGCTGTCCCTGGTGGGTGCCTCCGACGCGCAGTCCCTGAGCACCCCGCAGCGGGTCAGCGTGGCCGTGGTCACCGCGAGCGCGGTCGTGGCTCTCATGGTGGCCGGGCGGGCCGCCCACCGGCACCCGGCGGTCCGCAGCATGCTGCTGGCGACCGCCTCGGGCATCGCGTTCGGCATGTCGTCGGTGTTCACCAAGACCGTGGCGGTCGACTGGACCGGTGGCGTCTCGACGGCCGACGTCCCGTCCCTGGCCGTGATCGGCGTGCTGGCCACGGCCGGCATGCTGCTGTCGCAGGCCTCCTACCGGGGCGCGGGCCTCGAGGCCCCGCTGGCCACGCTGACAGTGGTCAACCCGGTGGTGGCGGCCGCGGTCGGCATCACGATGTTCGGCGAGACCTTCCGCTACGGCACCACGGGCACCGTGCTCGCCCTCGGCTGCGGTGTGGTGGCAGCGGGCGGACTCATCCTGCTCACGACGGAGCGCCTCCAGGGCGCTCGGCCGCAGGCGCCGTCGGCCGGTCTCCCGGCCGCGCGGCCCCGCACGGACACCGGCGCGCGGGAGGACCGGGCCACCGCCCCGGCGGCCGGGCAGTCCGGCGGTGCGACGGGCGCGATCCGGTTCCCCGGGCAGCCGGGCGCGCCGCTGCCGGAGGGCGTGCGGTCGGCGGAAGCGGCGCGGGAGGACCTGCGGCCCGCCGGAGCGGTGCCCCGGCAGGCGCGGCCGGCCGACGTCCGGGCGGCGGAAGGGCCGACGGAACGATTCGTACGGACGGCGGCCACGGCCGTCGACGACGAGGACGGCCACGAGGAGGTCCCGCCGGGCGGGGACGTGCCTCCGTCGTTCTACACCCCGCTGTACGGAGGTCTGTACGTCCCGATGCCGGTCGTCGACCGGCATCGGGAGCGTGTCAGATCCTGA
- a CDS encoding sigma-70 family RNA polymerase sigma factor, with translation MITSVLSAPRRAERATADASATAWALAARNGDPHAAEHFVRALHGDVLRYVAHLSGDPQAAHDLTQDTFVRALAGLPRFEGRASARTWLLSIARRAVADSFRRAAARPRPADTHDWQSAVERTQPRGLPGFDDGIALLDLLEALPDERREAFVLTQVVGLPYDEAARFIGCPVGTVRSRVARARATLELLLLEAEIQAVRAA, from the coding sequence GTGATCACTTCTGTCCTGTCCGCTCCCCGTCGTGCGGAGCGCGCGACGGCGGACGCCTCCGCCACCGCCTGGGCACTGGCCGCCCGCAACGGCGACCCTCATGCCGCCGAGCACTTCGTCCGCGCGCTCCACGGCGACGTACTGCGCTACGTCGCCCATCTCAGCGGCGACCCCCAGGCCGCCCACGACCTGACCCAGGACACGTTCGTACGCGCCCTCGCCGGCCTGCCGCGTTTCGAGGGACGTGCCTCGGCCCGTACCTGGCTGCTGTCCATCGCCCGCCGCGCGGTGGCCGACAGTTTCCGCCGTGCCGCGGCCCGCCCCCGGCCGGCCGACACCCACGACTGGCAGTCGGCCGTGGAACGCACCCAGCCCCGCGGGCTGCCGGGCTTCGACGACGGCATCGCGCTCCTCGACCTGCTGGAGGCGCTGCCCGACGAGCGCCGTGAGGCTTTCGTGCTGACCCAGGTGGTGGGACTGCCCTACGACGAGGCGGCCCGCTTCATCGGCTGCCCCGTCGGCACGGTCCGTTCCAGGGTGGCTCGCGCACGGGCCACCCTGGAACTCCTGCTCCTCGAAGCGGAGATCCAGGCCGTCCGAGCAGCGTGA
- a CDS encoding GNAT family N-acetyltransferase codes for MSDIEIRDDRAAGRLEALGDGGEVVGRIEYFVLESPAPALVPVHTVVEPAHEGKGIAGSLARELYAASGREGIPVAPLCPYVVKWAERHPDEAPAADPELLRAAKDWLRAHPGRF; via the coding sequence ATGAGCGACATCGAGATCCGCGACGACCGGGCGGCGGGCCGCCTCGAGGCCCTCGGCGACGGGGGTGAAGTGGTGGGCCGCATCGAGTACTTCGTGCTGGAGTCGCCCGCGCCCGCGCTGGTGCCGGTGCACACCGTCGTCGAGCCGGCCCACGAGGGCAAGGGCATCGCCGGCTCGCTGGCGCGGGAGCTGTACGCCGCCTCCGGGCGCGAGGGCATTCCCGTGGCGCCGCTCTGCCCGTACGTCGTGAAGTGGGCCGAGCGGCACCCCGACGAGGCCCCGGCGGCCGACCCGGAGCTGCTGCGCGCCGCCAAGGACTGGCTGCGCGCGCACCCCGGCCGTTTCTGA